A region of the Paracholeplasma morum genome:
AGCCGATAATTCAGTTAGGAGAATAACCATGGATTTACAACATAAACGTTTTTCAGACATGACAAATGATAAACCACTGACGCTTACAATCGGGAATTTTGATGGGTTGCATCGCGGACATCAATTATTAATCATGAACACGAAGTATCCGGACACCGAAAGTGCATTGTTAACTTTTGCTCCTCACCCAATGAAAGTGTTAAGGAACATGAAAGATCATGTGATCATTATGTCATTAGAAAAGAAAATAGAAATCGTCAAGTCTTTAGGCATTGACCATATGTTTATCGCAGAGTTTGACAAAGAAATGGCTCAAACTTCCAAGGAAGCTTTCATTGATCAGTTAAAGAGACTAAACGTGAAGCGATTAGTACTTGGTGTTGATTTCAGATTTGGAAGTCATGCATCCGGTCATGTCGAGGATTTGAGGAAGGAATTCGAAGTTATCGTATTAGATGACGTTGTCCATCAAGAAACTAGAATCTCGACAACCTATATAAAAGACTTACTCTATTCAGGAGAACTAGCTCGAGCGGAACTCCTATTAGGACGCCCTTATAGTATCGAAGGTGTTGTCGTTCATGGCGATAAAGTCGGCAGAACACTTGGTATGCCAACCGCAAACCTGGATCTAGAATCGTATGTGTTACCCCCAAATGGCGTGTATTATGTAGATGTTATCCATAAGGGGATTATGTATCCTGGCGCATTAAATATAGGTTACAATCCTACCATCAACTATTCAATCAAGAAACGTGTAGAAGTCTACATTCTAAACTTTAATCAAACCCTTTATGGAGATAAGTTAGAAATCATTTTTAGACAATATTTAAGACCAGAAAAGCAATTTGAATCTAAAGAAAAGCTCATAGTGCAACTTATGAAAGACATTGAAGACGTAAAGAGATTCTCGAATAAATCGTTGATATCAGATTAAACCTTTGATATAATTAAATAAAGGTGGTGTTCATATGAAACTCGTACTAGCGATTATTTCAAATGATGATGCAAATAAAGTATCAAAGGCTCTGGTTAAAGAAAACTATTTCGTAACGAAGCTTGCGACAACTGGGGGATTCCTATTAACAGGAAATACAACATTTTTGATTGGTACAAACGATGAAAAAGTACCAAGAATCCTAGAAATCATTGAAGAACACAGTAAAACAAGAGCAAAACTCGTTCCAAATTCGATTATCAGTGAATTTGGTATGTTCTCTTCATTACCTGTTGAAGTCAAAGTTGGTGGCGCAACCGTGTTCGTAATCAACGTTGAACAATTTATTAAACTATAACACTTGATATTTTAATCAAATGTGCTAAAATAGTAATGGCGAAAACAAGGATTGTGGGTGCCTCCCTATCTTTAGTTTATCGAGAAAGGAATAAAAACATGGCAATTTCAAAAGATGTAAAACAAGCATTAATAGAAGCTTACAGAATCAATGACAAAGACACTGGTTCTGCACAAGTTCAAATCGCTGTATTGACTGAAGAAATCAATCAATTAAATGCGCATTTAATCGAACACAAGCACGATTTCCACTCAAAAAGAGGCTTGTTCCAAAAAATCGGACGTCGTAAACGTCTAATGGCTTATCTAAAGAAATCAGATTTAGAAAGCTATACTGCTTTAATCGCTAAATTAGGATTAAGAGGCTAAAAGATTGCACTTTGCAATCTTTTTTTTTGCTAGTAAAAACTAAACTATTATTGTATAATAATAAGAGTATGCGAATATATAAGAAAGAAAATATAAAATGAAGGAGATTTTTATATTATGAGTGAAAAACGCACGTATCAAACGGAGATTGGTGGCCGTGTGCTAAGAGTCGAAATCGGCGAATTAGCGAAACAAGCCAATGCAGCAGCAATGCTATATTATGGAGATTCTGCTGTATTATCAGTAGTTGCTTCAAAGGATGAACCATCACCAATGGATTTCTTTCCATTAATGGTGATTTATCAAGAAAAACTTTATGCCGCAGGTAAAATTCCTGGAGGGTTCTTAAGAAGAGAAGGTAGACCATCTGAACATGAAACCTTAACTTCACGTTTAATTGACAGACCTATTAGACCTTTATTCCCAGACGGATTCAGAAATGAAGTTCAAATCATTAACACAGTTATGTCATCAGATCATGATGCAACACCAGAAATGACCGCAATGATTGGTTCTTCACTAGTGTTAATGTTATCTGATATTCCATTTAAGATGGGCATCGCAGGTGTAATTGTCGGCCGTGTTAATGGGAAATTAATCATCAATCCAACCGTTGCAGAAATGGAACAAAGTGATATTGATTTAACGGTTGCTGGTACAAAAGATGCAATCAATATGGTTGAAGCCGGTGCTAAACAAGTTTCTGAAGACGAAATGTTAGAAGCGCTAATGTTTGGACATGCTGAAATCAAGAAAATTGTTGAATTCCAAGAAATGATTCAAAAAGAAATTGGCAAAGAAAAAGCCTCATTTGACTCATTTGAAATTGACAAAGACATCGAAAAAGCTGTTAAAGAGTTTGCAGAAGCAAGAATGATCGAAGCTGTATCTGTTAAAGGTAAACATGAAAGACAACATGCTTTAAATGTAATTATCGATGAAACAGTTGAAAAATTTGGTGCTAAAACTTTCTGGAAAGAAGTTGACGGTGTTCAAGTACTAGATACTGATGCACACAAAGAATATATGAAATCTGTAAAACTAACGCTTGAAAACATCGAAATTGATGAAGTCAGACGTTTAATTACTGAAGATAAAGTTCGTCCTGATGGACGTGCCTTGGATGAAGTTAGACCACTTTCAAGTAGAGTTGACGTTCTTCCTCGTGTACACGGATCTGCTTTATTCACTCGTGGACAAACCCAAGCATTATCTATTACAACATTAGGATCTCTTGGAGAAAACCAAATTATCGATGGTTTAAGCCCAGAAGACTCCAAACGTTTTATGTTACATTATAATTTCCCTCAATTTTCAGTTGGTGAAACAGGTCGTTACGGTTCACCTGGAAGAAGAGAAATCGGACATGGCGCCCTTGGTGAAAGAGCCATTCTGCAAGTACTTCCAAGTGAAGAAGAATTCCCATACACTATTAGAGTTGTATCGGAAATTCTCGAATCTAACGGTTCAACCTCACAAGCTTCGATTTGTGCAGGTACAATGAGCTTAATGGCTGCAGGGGTTCCTTTAAAGGCTCCAGTTGCAGGTATTGCAATGGGTTTAATTAAAAAAGGTGAACACTATTCAATCTTATCCGACATTCAAGGCTTAGAAGACCACTTCGGAGATATGGACTTTAAAGTAGCTGGTACTGAAACAGGTATTACGGCTCTACAAATGGATATCAAGATTGACGGTTTAACTGAAGATATCTTAAGAGAAGCTCTACACCAAGCGAAAAAAGGCCGCTTACATATCTTAAAACATATGTTAGAAACCATTCCAGCTGTTAGAGAAGATCTATCACAATATGCACCAAAAGTTGCAATGTTCAGAATCAATCCTGACAAGATCAGAGATGTTATCGGAGCAGGTGGTAAGATCATTACTCAAATCATCGAAGACTGTAATCAAGTTAAGATTGATATTGAACAAGATGGTAGAGTCTTCATTATGCACTCAGATACACAATGGTTAAACAAAGCTAAGGAAATGATCTTAAACTTAACTAAAGTTGCTGAAGTTGGCAAGATTTATGAAGGTAAAGTCGTAAGAATTGAAAAATTCGGATGCTTCGTGGAATTATGGAAAGGTACTGAAGGCCTAGTACATATTTCAAAACTTGCTAAAGAACGCATTGAAAAAGTTGAATCCGTTGTTTCAGTTGGCGATGTTATTCTAGTTAAGTGCATTGGAATCGATGACAAAGGTAGAATTGACCTATCTAGAAAAGACGCTTTAGAAGAAAACTAATATATATAATAAAAGCACTCATCAGAAATGATGGTGCTTTTTTTGACTTGGTTGACAAATAATAGAAAATAGTCTAAAATGAGTGAGTCAATAGAAGGTAATCGAGCCAGAAATGGTTAGGAAAGTCCATGCTAGCACAGTCTGCGATGACTGTAGTGTTTGCGCCTAAGGAAACAATAACTTAGGGTATGCTTCGGCATAACGGCAGGTATTCATTCTAAGGGAAACTATGAATGAACCTTAAAGTGCCACAGAGACGAGTTATTCAGAAATGAGTAAATGAAACGCGGTAAACCCCACAAGCTAGTAACCCAAATTTTGGTAGGGGCACTCTAAAAGCAGAACTGAATGCATTTTGGAGCTAGAAATAGAGATAAATGATTACACTCGAAAGAGACAGAACATGGCTTATGCATATTGACACCCATTTAAAAAACAGCTTTTGCTGTTTTTTTATTTCACTAAAAAAAAACTACTTCAATTGAGAAGTAGTTTATCTGATTAATGATTATTTGCTTGCTTGTTCGTAAGCAGCTTTTGCTAATTTGTAGTAATCAGCGAAGTCAGTTAATGTTGCACCAGTTTCAACTGTACCAAAGCTCCATTTTTTAGAAGTTGCATCTTTAGTAGTTTCTGTTGCAGTTAATTTTTCACCAACGAAAGCTTCGATCATAGCTTCAACGTTTCCAGACCAACCTAGTGGATATTTGTCACCTTTTGGCCAGTAACCAGATTCGGATTTCTTCATTGAAGTGTTTGAAGTCGCATCATTACGAGTTAAAGTAGTTTCTTTAACACCTGAAGCATTAGCAACGAAGAACTTGTCAGCTTTGACTTGATCTACATACCATTTTGCATTGTCATGAGTCTTAACATACTCTTCTAAGTTTGCGATACCATCAGCTTTATAGTTGATAGTTTGCTTTGTAGCTTCACCCAAAACTTCAGCAGTAAATAACTTGTCACCGATTTTGATGTATTTTGCATAGTTTGATGCGCCTCTTGCTCCATCAACAACAACGACTAAATCGCCAGCTTCGTTAGATACTTTTGCCCAGCTATAAGGTAAGAAGTATTCTTCGATTTTTACATCTTTCACCTTGTTGTTTGCAACTGTAACAGTTACTTCACCTACATAATGCCCATGAACTAGTCCATAAGCGGTTGCCTTCTTATCACCATTACATGCAGCTAATGCAAGCGCAGCAACGAATGTGAGAGCGACTAAAAAGAATTTTCTCATTAATTTTTCCTCCTATTTAATTTGAAATCATCTTGTACACTAATATTATAAAGATTTGTCAACAAAAATGCAACATAATTTTCGTATAGGCTATAGTGAAAACGTTTTTCTGTTATATCCTCTTCAAATATCGAAATTTCTTGCTAATAAAGCCATAAAGTGATAAAATTTTAACGGTTAGAAAGTGATGTGCAAATATTGAACAAACATGAAATTTTAGAAAGACAGAAGCGAATTAGAAATTTTTCAATCATAGCTCACATTGATCACGGTAAGTCAACATTGGCTGACCGTATTTTAGAGCAAACTAAAACCTTAACTTCCAGAGAAATGAAAGCTCAAATACTTGATGGTATGGATCTTGAACGCGAACGTGGTATAACCATTAAGTTAACTGCTGTTGAAATCATATACCATGCCAAAGATGGTGAGGATTATACTTTCCACTTAATCGACACTCCAGGTCACGTAGACTTTACCTATGAAGTGTCTAGATCACTTGCTGCATGTGAAGGCGCTATACTAGTAGTTGATGCCGCACAAGGTATCCAAGCTCAAACACTAGCAAACGTTTATTTGGCTTTGGATAATAATTTGGAAATTCTCCCAGTTATTAATAAAATTGACCTACCAAGTGCCGATCCGGAAAGGGTAAAACATGAAATTGAAGATATCATTGGAATTCCTGCTGAAAATGCCGTTTTAGCGAGTGCTAAATCTGGAATAGGGATTACAGAAATACTTGATCAAATCGTTGAATATGTTCCTGCTCCACAGGGATCGATTGATGAACCTCTTCAAGCATTAATCTTTGACTCAGTATTTGATTCATATAGAGGCGTTATTCCTTATATTCGAATTAAAAATGGGATATTGAAGAAAGGCGATACCATTCAAATGATGAGTAATGGTTCAAGTTATGAAGTCATTGAAGTTGGAGTTCATACCCCTAAAGAAGAAAAACGCGATTTTCTAGCTGTAGGGGATGTAGGTTACCTAACTGCATCCATTAAAGATATAGAACACGTGCGTGTAGGGGACACGATTACACTCAAAGATAATCCTGCAAAACGTGCTTTACCAGGGTATAGAAAACTCAATCCTGTTGTATTCTGCGGATTATATCCAATTGATAACTCAAAATATAACGATTTAAAAGACGCTTTAGAAAAACTTGCTTTAAATGATGCCTCATTAGCTTATGAACCAGAAACTTCACAAGCTTTAGGATTTGGTTTTAGAACAGGATTCTTAGGATTACTTCATATGGAAGTCATTCAAGAACGTCTGGATAGAGAATTTGGTATTGAACTTATCGCAACTGCACCTTCCGTTATTTATCATGTGAATTTGACCAATGGTGAAATGGTTGTAGTTGATAACCCTTCAAAATTGCCAACGCCTCAAGAAATTGATTCCATTGAAGAACCTTATGTAAAAGCACAAATCATGTGTCCAACAGAATTTGTTGGAGCTGTTATGGATTTATGCCAGAAAAAACGTGGTATCTTCGGTGATATGAAATATTTAGATAAAACAAGAGTTTTAATTCATTATGAATTACCGCTTTCAGAAATTGTCTATGACTTCTTCGATAAACTAAAATCATCTACGAAGGGTTATGCCTCATTCGACTATGAAATTGGTGAATATAAAGAATCTAAGCTTCAAAAGATGGATATCTTATTAAATGGTGAAGTAGTCGATGCATTATCCATTATCGTTCATAGAGATTTTGCATACCAAAGAGGGAAAGCCATCACTGATAAACTTAAAGACTTGATTCCACGTCAAATGTTTGAAATCCCTGTTCAGGCAGCTGTTTCGAACAAAATTATCGCAAGATCAACCATTAAAGCGATGAGAAAAGACGTATTAGCTAAGTGTTACGGTGGAGATATATCTCGTAAACGTAAATTATTAGAAAAACAAAAAGCCGGCAAGAAACGAATGAAGGCTGTAGGTTCTGTTGAAGTCCCACAAGAAGCTTTTATGGCAATCTTATCAAACTCAGACGAGTAATAGGATTCAGGATATTTCCTGACTCCTTTTTTATTGATTGAAATGATTTCTACAAACACATTATGTAAACCTATGCTATAATGAAATAGGTGATTAATAATGCGAGGTTTATATGTACACATTCCTTTTTGCGAACACATTTGCTTTTACTGTGATTTTGCAAAAAGGGTTGCAAAAAATCAATCCATGATTGATGAATATTTAGCATACCTAGAAAAAGATTTTTTAACCATAACTGATAATGTTCCATTCTACGATACGATTTACTTAGGTGGTGGGACACCATCAATGCTTTCGGTTGATCAACTAAAGACACTATTTAAGTTATTAAGTCGATATAACCCAACTGAGTTTACAATTGAAGTCAACCCAGAATCCTATACGCACGAAAAAGGGTTGTTATTTAAAGAATACGGAATAAACCGTGTGAGTTTAGGTGTTCAATCATTCGAAGCACCTATTCTTGAATATATTGGAAGAAAGCACTCTAATCAGCAAGTATTCGACACAGTATACTCGTTAAAATCAATTGGTATTACCAACATTAGCATCGATTTAATTTTCTCAATACCAGGACAAACCATTAACTCAATTGAAAACGATCTGGAACTGTTAAAGAAACTCGATGTCCCTCATGTATCCTATTATTCTCTCATTTTAGAAGAAAAAACAGTCTTCTATCATAAGTATTTGAAGAAAGAATTCAATCAAACAGATATCGACCTAGAAGCAGATATGTATGAGATGATTGTTCAAAAACTGAAAGAACAGGGTTATGAGCAATATGAAATCTCTAATTTTGCAAAAGATCACAAGTATTCCATGCACAACCAACTGTATTGGACAATGGAACCTTATGATGCTATTGGGGCTGGTGCTCATGGATACGATGGTAAGATCAGATATTATAATCATCGACACTTATCCGAATATTATCACATGCCAAGACAAGGCAGTTATGTTGAAACAGATTATCAAAGACTGTCTGACTCACTCATCTTTGGCTTAAGACGTTCCAGTGGGGTTAACTTAAAAGAGATTAAAGAAAAATATAATGTCGATGTGATTGAATCCTATCCTGACTTATCTAAGTTCTTTGAACTTGGACTGATTACAATCGAAAAGGACTATTTAAAACTAACCCAAAAAGGTTTTCTATTAGGCAATCAAGTATTTGAGGTGTTTGTATGATCTATTTGCTAAAAGACTATGAATACTATTTAAAACGTGAAAAGGGCTTATCTCAAAACACAATTATGGCTTACCTAAGAGATTTAGAACAATACCGAAGCTTCTTAGAAAAGTATCATTCAATCAAAAATGTCAGAAAAATTGAGAAGAAACATGTTGAAGCCTATTTAAAAACACTCAAGAACAAACAGTTGTCTAGTAAGTCTAGTTCAAGAAAACTAACTGCAATTAAAGGGTTTCATCAGTTTTTATATATTGAAAAAGAGACTGATAATAACCCAGCAATCGAAATTGAATCTCCAAAAACGATAAAAACTCTTCCACAAGTGCTATCTGTTGATGAAGTCGTTAAACTGTTGCAAGCCATTCAGGGTGATGATCCTCTAGCACTAAGAAACCAAGCATTACTGGAATTAATCTACGGATCTGGCTTACGTGTTTCTGAATTACTTGACTTAAAAATCCAAGATATTCACTTAACTGCCGGTCATGTTAGAGTAATTGGCAAAGGAAATAAAGAACGCGAAGTTCCACTTGGAGAATTGTCTGTAATTGCATTGAGACAGTATTTGACAAAAGCACGAAATAAACTTACAATTAATAGTACAGTAGACTATTTATTCGTAAATCAATACGGACAAAGACTATCACGTCAAGGATTCTTTAAATTATTGAAAAAACTTGCTCAAAATGCAGGCATAAATAAAGAAGTATCTCCTCATACTTTAAGACACTCATTTGCTACTCATTTGCTTGAGGCTGGCGTTGATTTAAGGACATTACAATCCTTATTGGGTCATGAAGATATACAAACCACACAGATTTACACTCATATTAGTCAAAAACATTTGAAGGATGTCTATTTAGAAACGCATCCACGCGCAAAGGAGAAATAAAATGTATAAAAGAATTTTTTTAATCGTCATGGACAGTTTAGGCTGTGGCGAAGCACCTGATGCTAAAGACTACAACGATTTAGGATCAAACACAATCGGACACATTGCAGAAAGAATGAACTTAAGAATACCAAACATGCAAAAACTTGGTTATGGAAATATAGTTCCAATCAAAGGTGTTCCTGCAGTTAGCAACCCGCTAGCAAGTTATACTAAGATTCAGGAGGCTTCTAAAGGAAAAGACACTATGACTGGTCACTGGGAAATGATGGGTCTTTATATCACTGAACCTTTCCAAACGTTCACTGATACTGGTTTTCCAAAAGAGCTATTAGACGAACTTTCTAGACAAACAGGTAGAGGAATTATTGGTAACAAATCTGCTTCAGGTACTGAAATCCTTGTTGAACTTGGTGAACAACACATGAAGACGGGTGACTTAATTGTCTATACCTCTGCTGATTCAGTATTACAAATCGCAATGCACGAAGATATCATTCCAATCGAAGAACAATATCGTATTTGTGAAATTGCTCGTGAAATTACAATGAAAGAAGAATGGAAAGTAGCTAGAGTTATTGCACGTCCATTTGTTGGAAAAGACAAGAATAGCTTTAAACGTACACCTAACAGACATGATTATGCATTAAAACCTACTGGAAAGACAACACTGAACTATCTTGATGAAGCTGGATTCGATGTTATCGCCTTAGGAAAGATTAATGACATATTCGTTGGCGAAGGTATCAATAATTATGAACGTACTGTTTCAAACGATGATGGCATGGATAAAATCACAAAAATTGCAAAAAATCATCCATTTAAAGGGCTTTGCTTCTTAAATCTAGTCGATTTTGATGCATTATATGGCCATCGAAGAGATCCAATTGGATACGGAAAAGCTATTGAGGATTTTGACCGTCAATTACCAGATTTAATTGCTAATTTAAATGAAAACGACTTATTAATGATTACAGCGGACCATGGAAACGATCCAATCCATCATGGAACCGACCATACTCGTGAATATGTTCCACTACTTGCTTACCAAAAAGGTAAACCAGGTAAAGCTCTACCAGCAATGTTCACATTTGCTGATATCGCTGCTACAATTTCTGAAAACTTTAAAGTCGATAAAACCGAATATGGTAAGTCATTCCTCAAAAATCTAAAGGAGGCATAATATGCTTGAATGGTTAAAAGAATTAACCCCTGAAACAATCATCATCTTCTCCGCACTTTTCCTACTTTTAGTGTTACTTTTGGTAATTATTAACCAACTAAAACGTATAGCGAGCCGTGTAGGTGAACAAGAGTTTTACATCAACGAATCGTTGCTAGAAATTGATGGGATTCAATACATCAATTTAACCATTATCAACAAAGCCTTCTCAACTAACCATATCAATGTGGTTGGTGTCGAACTGGGGAATATTTCACACCCAATTGAAGAAAAAGTTGTTATGATTGCTCCTAGAAGTAAATATCAAACTCGTTTTGATTTAAATGAGATTAAGCCGTTCGTCTTCAATAATCGCAAAAAATATCGTAAATTCAAGATTTATGTAGAAAACGAAATAGGTCTAAGGAAAGCCATTAAACCTCGTGTAAACAACAAATTTATGCGTAAAGAGTTTAGGAAGATTATGCATGCTGAAAAACTAGATCGCAAGAAAAAACGTTTTGAAAGCGGCCAATATAATCTTATTGAGCGTACAGGACTTATCATTGGATTACTGTTCAGACCATTTGCAAAACTCAAACGTCATATGGCTTTATCAACCAATAAAGCATTGAGGGAATCAGAAATTCGAAGACAACAAAAGAAAGAACACGATGCGATTAGATATAAACTCGATCAAGATGAGTTTAAACTTAACGAGATTCGTATCCGTGAACAAGCGATCAAGGAAAACCGTACTAGAGAATTAGAACTTGAAGCGTTGAAGAAAGCCAAAGAACTGGAAATCGAACGAATCAAACTTCAAACAATTAAAGCTGAATTCACAAATGCAATTTCAGAAGTTGAATCAATCAATACTGATAAAGTTGCAAAAGAGCAACTAAAGTCAGAAAATGTTGTGGAACATTCTAAGAAATCAAAGAAAACTGAGCATGAGCATCATCCAGTAGTTGAAACTACAGCATCAAATTCTATCAAAGTGTCAGAACCAGTTGATGAGTCAACTGAAGAGGTCACTCTAGAACCTGAAGTAATGGATAAGCCAAAGAAAAATCGCAAGAAAAAATCTCAAATTGAGGTAAATGAACCCGTCGTAGAAACAACGGATTCAATCGATCAACCTGAGGATGCAATTCAATAAACAACTATAAAAAAAACTATCAAATTTTGATAGTTTTTTTTGTCTTATATTTCAATAATACGAAGTGTATTGGTTGATCCATGTTTTTGAGCCCAACCAGATGTGATGATGATTTTGTCACCTTTAACTAATCCGAATTCTTGAGCAACTTCAACAGCCACTCTGTCATATGAACCCATATCAGTGAAGTCTTTGCGGTAAGCAGGTATAACTCCCCAATAATAAGTTAGTTGAGTACAAGTCTTTTTATTGTTTGCAACGCCGATGATTGGAACCGATGGTCTAAATTTGCATAGACGTTTAGGTGTTCCACCTGTTTCAGTAAATGCCACAATAGCTTTTACCTCAGGAAGGATTAGTGCACTTTGGCTAACTGAGATACCAATCGCATCGTTTACTGTAGGTTGAGAAGTAGTAATTGCTTTTTGTAACTTGTCATAGTAAGGAATGTTTTCTTCAATTGCAGTTGCAATAATGTCCATTGTTTGAACCGATTCAACTGGATATTCACCTGCAGCTGATTCACCTGATAACATAATAGCATCAGAACCGTCTAAAATCGCGTTTGCGACGTCAGAAGCTTCAGCGCGAGTAGGTCTTGGGTTGCTCATCATTGACTCTAACATATGTGTTGCTGTAATGACTGGTTTTCCTTTT
Encoded here:
- a CDS encoding bifunctional riboflavin kinase/FAD synthetase; the protein is MDLQHKRFSDMTNDKPLTLTIGNFDGLHRGHQLLIMNTKYPDTESALLTFAPHPMKVLRNMKDHVIIMSLEKKIEIVKSLGIDHMFIAEFDKEMAQTSKEAFIDQLKRLNVKRLVLGVDFRFGSHASGHVEDLRKEFEVIVLDDVVHQETRISTTYIKDLLYSGELARAELLLGRPYSIEGVVVHGDKVGRTLGMPTANLDLESYVLPPNGVYYVDVIHKGIMYPGALNIGYNPTINYSIKKRVEVYILNFNQTLYGDKLEIIFRQYLRPEKQFESKEKLIVQLMKDIEDVKRFSNKSLISD
- a CDS encoding cyclic-di-AMP receptor; protein product: MKLVLAIISNDDANKVSKALVKENYFVTKLATTGGFLLTGNTTFLIGTNDEKVPRILEIIEEHSKTRAKLVPNSIISEFGMFSSLPVEVKVGGATVFVINVEQFIKL
- the rpsO gene encoding 30S ribosomal protein S15 → MAISKDVKQALIEAYRINDKDTGSAQVQIAVLTEEINQLNAHLIEHKHDFHSKRGLFQKIGRRKRLMAYLKKSDLESYTALIAKLGLRG
- a CDS encoding polyribonucleotide nucleotidyltransferase: MSEKRTYQTEIGGRVLRVEIGELAKQANAAAMLYYGDSAVLSVVASKDEPSPMDFFPLMVIYQEKLYAAGKIPGGFLRREGRPSEHETLTSRLIDRPIRPLFPDGFRNEVQIINTVMSSDHDATPEMTAMIGSSLVLMLSDIPFKMGIAGVIVGRVNGKLIINPTVAEMEQSDIDLTVAGTKDAINMVEAGAKQVSEDEMLEALMFGHAEIKKIVEFQEMIQKEIGKEKASFDSFEIDKDIEKAVKEFAEARMIEAVSVKGKHERQHALNVIIDETVEKFGAKTFWKEVDGVQVLDTDAHKEYMKSVKLTLENIEIDEVRRLITEDKVRPDGRALDEVRPLSSRVDVLPRVHGSALFTRGQTQALSITTLGSLGENQIIDGLSPEDSKRFMLHYNFPQFSVGETGRYGSPGRREIGHGALGERAILQVLPSEEEFPYTIRVVSEILESNGSTSQASICAGTMSLMAAGVPLKAPVAGIAMGLIKKGEHYSILSDIQGLEDHFGDMDFKVAGTETGITALQMDIKIDGLTEDILREALHQAKKGRLHILKHMLETIPAVREDLSQYAPKVAMFRINPDKIRDVIGAGGKIITQIIEDCNQVKIDIEQDGRVFIMHSDTQWLNKAKEMILNLTKVAEVGKIYEGKVVRIEKFGCFVELWKGTEGLVHISKLAKERIEKVESVVSVGDVILVKCIGIDDKGRIDLSRKDALEEN
- the lepA gene encoding translation elongation factor 4, with amino-acid sequence MNKHEILERQKRIRNFSIIAHIDHGKSTLADRILEQTKTLTSREMKAQILDGMDLERERGITIKLTAVEIIYHAKDGEDYTFHLIDTPGHVDFTYEVSRSLAACEGAILVVDAAQGIQAQTLANVYLALDNNLEILPVINKIDLPSADPERVKHEIEDIIGIPAENAVLASAKSGIGITEILDQIVEYVPAPQGSIDEPLQALIFDSVFDSYRGVIPYIRIKNGILKKGDTIQMMSNGSSYEVIEVGVHTPKEEKRDFLAVGDVGYLTASIKDIEHVRVGDTITLKDNPAKRALPGYRKLNPVVFCGLYPIDNSKYNDLKDALEKLALNDASLAYEPETSQALGFGFRTGFLGLLHMEVIQERLDREFGIELIATAPSVIYHVNLTNGEMVVVDNPSKLPTPQEIDSIEEPYVKAQIMCPTEFVGAVMDLCQKKRGIFGDMKYLDKTRVLIHYELPLSEIVYDFFDKLKSSTKGYASFDYEIGEYKESKLQKMDILLNGEVVDALSIIVHRDFAYQRGKAITDKLKDLIPRQMFEIPVQAAVSNKIIARSTIKAMRKDVLAKCYGGDISRKRKLLEKQKAGKKRMKAVGSVEVPQEAFMAILSNSDE
- the hemW gene encoding radical SAM family heme chaperone HemW, with the protein product MRGLYVHIPFCEHICFYCDFAKRVAKNQSMIDEYLAYLEKDFLTITDNVPFYDTIYLGGGTPSMLSVDQLKTLFKLLSRYNPTEFTIEVNPESYTHEKGLLFKEYGINRVSLGVQSFEAPILEYIGRKHSNQQVFDTVYSLKSIGITNISIDLIFSIPGQTINSIENDLELLKKLDVPHVSYYSLILEEKTVFYHKYLKKEFNQTDIDLEADMYEMIVQKLKEQGYEQYEISNFAKDHKYSMHNQLYWTMEPYDAIGAGAHGYDGKIRYYNHRHLSEYYHMPRQGSYVETDYQRLSDSLIFGLRRSSGVNLKEIKEKYNVDVIESYPDLSKFFELGLITIEKDYLKLTQKGFLLGNQVFEVFV
- the xerD gene encoding site-specific tyrosine recombinase XerD encodes the protein MIYLLKDYEYYLKREKGLSQNTIMAYLRDLEQYRSFLEKYHSIKNVRKIEKKHVEAYLKTLKNKQLSSKSSSRKLTAIKGFHQFLYIEKETDNNPAIEIESPKTIKTLPQVLSVDEVVKLLQAIQGDDPLALRNQALLELIYGSGLRVSELLDLKIQDIHLTAGHVRVIGKGNKEREVPLGELSVIALRQYLTKARNKLTINSTVDYLFVNQYGQRLSRQGFFKLLKKLAQNAGINKEVSPHTLRHSFATHLLEAGVDLRTLQSLLGHEDIQTTQIYTHISQKHLKDVYLETHPRAKEK
- the deoB gene encoding phosphopentomutase — translated: MYKRIFLIVMDSLGCGEAPDAKDYNDLGSNTIGHIAERMNLRIPNMQKLGYGNIVPIKGVPAVSNPLASYTKIQEASKGKDTMTGHWEMMGLYITEPFQTFTDTGFPKELLDELSRQTGRGIIGNKSASGTEILVELGEQHMKTGDLIVYTSADSVLQIAMHEDIIPIEEQYRICEIAREITMKEEWKVARVIARPFVGKDKNSFKRTPNRHDYALKPTGKTTLNYLDEAGFDVIALGKINDIFVGEGINNYERTVSNDDGMDKITKIAKNHPFKGLCFLNLVDFDALYGHRRDPIGYGKAIEDFDRQLPDLIANLNENDLLMITADHGNDPIHHGTDHTREYVPLLAYQKGKPGKALPAMFTFADIAATISENFKVDKTEYGKSFLKNLKEA